From Polaribacter butkevichii, a single genomic window includes:
- a CDS encoding acetyl-CoA carboxylase carboxyltransferase subunit alpha, producing MEYLDFEMPIKELLDQLDKCQLIGKESDVDVSATCKKIDKKLEKAKKDIYKNLTPWQRVQLSRHPNRPYTLDYIKAICGDTFMELHGDRNVKDDKAMIGGLGKIGDQSFMFIGQQKGYNTKTRQYRNFGMANPEGYRKALRLMKMAEKFGIPVVTLLDTPGAYPGLEAEERGQGEAIARNILEMTRLKTPIITIVIGEGASGGAVGIGVGDRVYMMENTWYTVISPESCSSILWRSWEYKEQAAAALKLTGTDMKKLKLIDGIIEEPIGGAHTDRAGAFKAVEEQILSAFEELKDLNDTDLVMQRMDKYAAMGVYKE from the coding sequence ATGGAGTATTTAGATTTTGAAATGCCGATTAAAGAGCTTTTAGATCAACTAGATAAGTGCCAATTAATTGGTAAAGAAAGTGATGTGGATGTAAGTGCTACTTGTAAAAAAATCGACAAAAAACTAGAAAAAGCTAAGAAAGATATATATAAAAACTTAACGCCTTGGCAAAGAGTTCAGTTATCTAGACACCCTAATAGACCTTATACTTTAGATTATATTAAAGCCATTTGTGGAGATACTTTTATGGAGCTTCACGGAGACAGAAATGTAAAAGACGACAAAGCTATGATTGGTGGGCTTGGTAAAATTGGCGATCAATCTTTTATGTTTATTGGTCAACAAAAAGGGTATAATACAAAAACACGTCAGTACAGAAATTTTGGGATGGCAAATCCTGAAGGATATAGAAAAGCGTTACGTTTAATGAAAATGGCAGAGAAATTTGGTATCCCTGTGGTTACCTTATTAGATACTCCAGGTGCTTATCCTGGTTTAGAGGCAGAAGAACGTGGGCAGGGTGAGGCTATTGCTAGAAATATATTAGAAATGACACGTTTAAAAACGCCAATTATAACTATTGTTATTGGTGAAGGAGCGTCTGGTGGAGCTGTTGGTATTGGTGTTGGTGATAGAGTGTATATGATGGAAAATACTTGGTATACGGTTATTTCTCCAGAATCTTGTTCTTCTATTTTGTGGAGAAGTTGGGAGTATAAAGAACAAGCTGCTGCTGCATTAAAATTAACGGGTACTGATATGAAGAAGTTAAAATTAATTGACGGAATTATTGAAGAGCCAATTGGTGGTGCACATACGGATAGAGCAGGAGCTTTTAAAGCTGTTGAAGAGCAAATTCTTTCTGCTTTTGAAGAATTAAAAGATTTAAATGATACAGATTTAGTTATGCAAAGAATGGATAAATATGCAGCAATGGGTGTTTATAAAGAATAA
- a CDS encoding DMT family transporter produces the protein MQESKLKNYLLLHLIVFIWGFTAILGALINLDAIPLVWYRMSLAVIFIVLYFIFRKKSFKVDKKGLVKFFVTGVVIALHWVFFFKAIKVSNVSVALVTMSTGAFFGALIEPVFFRRRIKSLEIVLGLVVIFGLYIIFNFESQYQLGIFYALISSFLSALFAVLNGLFIKKYTAEIISLYQLFFGVLCITIYLLVTNSFSVAFFNISTSDWMYLLLLSSICTAYAFIASVQVMKYISPYTVMLTVNLEPIYAIILALFIFGDKEKMNPEFYFGAFIVLFVVLLNGIIKNKTVIRNKLKEKAVRKK, from the coding sequence AGGAGCGTTAATTAACTTAGATGCTATACCGTTAGTTTGGTATAGAATGTCCTTGGCAGTTATTTTTATTGTACTGTATTTTATCTTTAGAAAGAAATCATTTAAAGTTGATAAAAAAGGACTTGTTAAGTTTTTTGTAACAGGTGTTGTTATTGCGTTGCATTGGGTCTTTTTCTTTAAAGCGATAAAGGTTTCTAATGTTTCTGTAGCCCTGGTAACTATGAGCACTGGTGCTTTTTTTGGAGCTTTAATAGAACCTGTTTTTTTTAGAAGAAGAATTAAGTCTTTAGAAATAGTACTAGGTTTGGTGGTTATTTTTGGACTTTACATTATTTTTAACTTTGAAAGTCAGTACCAGTTAGGTATTTTTTATGCGCTAATTTCTTCGTTTTTAAGTGCCTTGTTTGCAGTTCTTAATGGTCTTTTTATTAAAAAATATACGGCAGAAATTATTTCTTTGTATCAATTGTTTTTTGGAGTGCTTTGCATTACTATTTATTTATTGGTTACAAACAGTTTTTCGGTTGCCTTTTTTAATATATCAACATCAGATTGGATGTATCTTTTGCTTTTAAGTAGTATTTGTACAGCGTATGCTTTTATAGCGTCAGTTCAAGTAATGAAATATATATCACCTTATACAGTAATGTTAACCGTTAATTTAGAGCCTATTTATGCAATTATTTTGGCGCTTTTTATTTTTGGTGATAAAGAAAAAATGAATCCTGAATTTTATTTTGGGGCATTTATAGTATTGTTTGTCGTTTTGTTAAACGGAATTATAAAAAATAAAACGGTCATCAGAAATAAACTGAAAGAGAAAGCTGTTAGAAAAAAGTAG